The following is a genomic window from Opitutus sp. GAS368.
GCGGCGCGCCAGGCCGTAGGCCGGACTGCCCTCGGTGGGGATGACGATAAGCAGTCGGCCGGTCTCCTTGTTCACGAGCCGGTGCAGCTCGTGCAGGCAGGCGGGCAGGTCGGGCAGGTGTTCGAGCACGTGGATGGCGAGGATGCGGTCGAAGAAGCCGTCGGCGAAATCCATGCGCCGCTGGCAGTCGCCGACGACGGTCTGGACGGCGGGGTGGCGCCGGCGGATGTCCGCGGCCATGTTCTCGCGGTATTCGTTGCAGTAGTAAGCCCGTTCCTGCTCCGGGGTCAGTTTTTCGTAGTCGAGGTGCTCGCCGAGGCCGGCGCCGATCTCGAGCGTGGTGCGGAAGCCGGCGGGCGAATGCCGCACGGGCCAGGTGTGGTTGAAGCGTTCGACGAGTCCGTAGCGGGAGCGGCCCGCGAGTTCCTCGTGCCAGAGCTTCATGAACTGGTTGTTGCGCGCCTGCTGCTCGGGCGTGAGCGGCGGCAGGATTTTCGGCCACTTGGCGGTCGGCATGGTGGGGGTCAGTGGCGCGGCTCGAAACCGACGGACTGGTCGACGATGAACCGGGGGCGCCCGCGCACCTCCTCGTAGATCCGCCCGATGTATTCGCCGAGGATGCCCACGCTGATAAGCTGGATACCGCCGAGGAAGGAGATGAGGATGACCAGGGTCGGATTGCCCCAGAGGATCGTCCACCCCATTAATTTGTAGAAAAGGTAGATGCCCATCAACAAGAAGGAGAAGCCGGCGATCGCGAAGCCCAGCATGGTGCTGAGCTGCAGCGCGTAGGTGGAGAAACAGAAGATGCCGTTGAAGCCGATGCGCAGCGAACCGAGGAAGCGATTGTAGTGGGTCTCGCCGGCGTGTCGCGGCGGCCGGTCGAAGGGGAGCAGGGTCTGCCGGAAGCCGACCACCGCCACCATGCCGCGCAGGAAGCCGTGCGACTCCTTGAGCTTGACCAGCTCGCCGACCACGCGGCGCGACATCAGGCGGAAATCGCCGGTGTTGGGCGGGATCGACACGTCGGCGATCTTGTTGATGACCTTGTAGCCGACGGCGGAGACAAGCTGCTTGATCCAGGGCTCGCCAGTGCGCTGCCGGCGCTGCGGCAGCACGATGTCGAAGCCGGCGCGCCACTGCGCCATCATCTCTTGGATCAGCTCAGGAGGATCCTGCAGGTCGACGTCCATGACAATGACGGCCTCGCCGCGGGAGTATTCGAGGCCGGCCAGCGTGGCCATGGGCTGGCCCACGCGGCGGGAAAACTTCAGGAGCTTGATGCGTTCGTCGCCGGCCCGGTGCTCCCGGATGACCCCCTCGGTGCGATCGGGGGACGGGTCCATCGAGAAAATGATCTCATAGTCGCCGGTGATCGGGGCGAGGATGGCCTGCACGCGCCGCAGGAATTCCAGGATGTTTTTCTCCTCCTTATAGACGGGGACGATGATCGAGAGCAGCATCGGCCCTATTCATCACGGAGCGGGCCGATAAAATCAACCCTTGGTGCGCCCCGGGGTCAGGCGGTCATGCCCCAATCTGGAAAATCGGCCCAGTTCCTTAAGGCGTGTTGCTAAAATGATGGAACCGGGTGGCAAGCGACGAGTCGAAGCCGAGGCTTGGATTGACTGATCGCCAAACAATCCCCGCGCTGGCGCGCGATGGTTTGCTCCGGCCGCCAGTAGGAATGAGCTTTACCGCTAACTCCAAAGGACAGCACAAGGACAGCGCCAAGATAGCGCAAGGATGAAGTAAGGACCTAGTAAGGCAGCACGAAGGCAGTTCGAAGGGAGACCAGGTTGAGCCGGCAGCCAGCCAGTCAGCACCCCGGGACCGACCGTCTGCCCGGCACCTTGGCTATTTGAAGTTTATTAACCTATCTTCCCCGACCTGGGGTAACTGGCAAACGGGATTGGTTTAGAGGGGGATTCAAATTAGGACACCACCGGTCAATCCAGCCGGAAACCGAGTTTCCACGCGAATTCGATGAACGCGCTTTTGCGCAGGTAGCGCATGAGGCGGGGATGGTTCTCGATTTCGCTGGCGGGAAAGCGGCGGCCGTGGGTGCGCTCGCGCAGGCGGGTGATCTCGCTCTGGCCGGTGCTGTGCATGAAGGCGGCGGTCTTCTGCGCGACATGGGAGCGGAAGCAGGCCAGGAAATACGGCACGCGCACGATCTTCGCCCCGGCGGCCGAGAAGCGCAGCAGCAGGTCCCAGTCGATCGCGAAATGGAAGGAGGTGTCCAGCCCGCCGGCCCGGTCCCAGACCCGGCGCCGCCAGAACAGGGTTTCCTGCGGCACAAAGTCGTTCAGCCGGAGCACCTCGTCGTCGTGGGCGGGCAGGAACCAGCGGGCGATTTCCCGCGACTCCTCGTCGACCACGATGCGGTGGCCATAGAGCACGTCCACCTCGGGATGCCGGGCAAAATAGTCGGCGACGAAGGCCAGCGCGCCCGGCATGTAATAGTCGTCGGAATTGATCCACGCCATCACGTCGCCCGGCCCGCCGCTGGTGCGGGCGAAACCCTTGGCGATGGCGTCGGCCTGGCCGGCGTCGCGCTGGCTGGCCCAGGCGTGGAGGCGCGGGGCCTGTTGGCGGATGAGTTCGGCGCTGCCGTCGGTCGATCCGCCGTCCAGCACGACATACTGGCAACTCACGCCCGGCTGCTCGTCGAGGACGCTGCGCATGGTCTGCTCGAGGTAGCGGGCCTGCTGGTAGGAGGGTGTGACGAGGGAGAACCTGGGGCGAGCGGCAACCGGGCCGGGAGCGGGAAACGTCTCGGGCCGGATCGCGCGGGGCGGGTAGGCCATGTGCGCCGGCATTTGGAAGAACATCAGCTCCGTCCACTCCCCGCCGCCGAGCCAGAGCGGCAGCAGCTGGCGCTTGATGTGCACGGTGCGTTCCATGATCGGCATCCAAGTGTTGTTTGCCAGCTGCACCTCGATGCGCAGCTCTTGGCGGCCCGCGGGCAGGGTGCCGCGGATCTCAAAGCCGGTGTGGTCATCGGGCGCGGCCGGCAGGGCGGCTTTCACGTCGGGCCGCGGCAGCCCGACGACGCCATGCAGCGTCCGGTCGGTGGTGCGCAGACGGACGCCCGTAACCGCGCGCGCATCGTCCGCAAAGCACCAGCCGCGGATGATCACGCAGCGTGACGGGTGGTCCCAGTCGGCGGGCTGATCGATGTAGGCCTGGAGAGACACAGTGGCCGCGGCGCTCAGACGAACTTCAGCTTGCGGGCGGCGAAGAGCACCATGCGCAGCAACAGCCAGCCGTGGCTCCAGCGCTGGATGTTAGTGGTGCCGTAGGTGCGCTCCTTGTAGCGGATGGGCACATCGGCGATCTTGAGGTTCAGCTTGGCGGCGCCGAAGAGCAGGTCGAAGTCCCCGAAGGGGTCGAAGTCCCCGAAGTAGGCGCGGTTGGCGGCAATCCGCTCGTAGTGGGCGCGGCTGAGCACCTTGGTGCCGCAGAGCGTGTCCTTCACCGGCTGGCCGAGCAGCCAGGTGAAGATGATCCCGAAGGCCTTGTTCGCGCAGAGGTTCAGGAACTGCATGGCCTCCTCGTCCATCGGGTAGACGAGCCGCACGCCGTTGGCGAACTCGGCCCGGCCGCTCGCGAGCACGTCGTAGAATTTCGGCAGTTCCTCCGGCGGCATGGTGAGGTCGGCATCGAGGATCATGAGGATGTCGCCGGTCGCGGCGGCAAAGCCCATCCGCACGGCGTCGCCCTTGCCCTTGCCGGTCTGCTGCATGATCTTGATTTTCCGCTGTGGAAATTCGTGCTGCACGCGCTGGATCTCAGCCCAGGTGTCGTCCTTGGAGTGGCCCTCGACAAAAATCAGTTCGGTGCCGGCGCCCATGTCAGGCGTGCGCCGGACGGCGGCCTCGATGTTGCCGGCCTCGTTGCGGGCGGGGATGATGACCGAGACCGTGCGCGGCGGCGCAGCGCGGGGTCGTGCGGGCCGGGCCACGCAAAAATTCGTGAGGCAGAACCAGCTTAAGACCGGCGCCAGCCAGCGGTTGACGGGATGTTCCAGGCCGAGGCAACGCACCGGCATCAGCAGGCGTGGCTGGATCGTCAGCGGGCTCCAGTCGGCGAGCTGGAGCAGGTTGCGGGCGTCCGCCGGGCTCAGCCAGCTGTATTGCGGCTGCGGGGCCCGCAGGCCGGTGAGCGATGCGAACGCGAACAGCGGGCGCCAGAGCGCCGAGTAGTAATTGATGATGAGCCGGGTGTCGGCGTGCGTGACCCGGTGCAGCTGCTCGAGCAGCAGCTGCACGTCCGCCGCGAGGTTCAGCGTGTCGGAGATGATGATGCAGTCGAATTTCTCCGTGAGCGCCAGGTCCTCGCCGGCCGACACATGGAACTCCGCATCGGGCACGCGCGCGCGGGCCGCGGCGACCTGGGTGGTGGAAAGGTCGACGCCGACTTTGCGGCCGGCGCGCAGTCCCCGGAGCAGTTCGCCTGAGCCGCAGCCGATTTCCAGCACCGAGGCGCCGGCCGGGATGAGAAGATTGTAGTAATGCGCCAGCCACATGCGGTAGTAACGGCCGTCCTCGCTGACCGCGGGCGGCGCGGCGTTGAAGAAGCCCCGGATCTTTTCCAGGTGCTGCCGGGTGAGGGCGGAGGAGGCGGGCATGTCAGAGGTTCTCCTTTTCGAGGACAATGAGCAACCGGGCGGCGAAAATGCGCGGGAAGGGCGCGGTGAGAAAATCCAGGGAACGCACGAGCCCGTGCAGGAAGCGGCCGCCGAGCTGCGGGCCGGAAAACCCACCGGAGGCAAAGTAGTCGAACGAAGCGAGCGGGCGCACCTCGCGCAGGTGCCAGCCGTTAAGGCGGGCGCGACCCTCTCCCCACCAGAACAGGCGGGTGGCGGAGCCTTGGGCGGCATAGTAGTCCGCGTCGGCGGCCGAGAAGCCCTCGGGAGCCTCCCATGTGATCGGGTCGCGCACTGCGACCGGTTCATGATGGAAGAAGTGATAGACAAACCGTCCGACCCAGCTGGCCGCAGGTTCAAACAAGATGAGCCGGCCGCCGGGCGCCAGCGCGCGCCGGAATTCCCGCAGGGCGGTGCCGGGGTAGCGCAGGTGATGCCACACATCGAATAGGATGAGGTGAGAAACTGAGCCGTCGGCAAAGCTCAATTGGTAGCAGTTTTCCTGTCGATCCAGCCACGGATTGGGGAAGAGGTCGGTAGTCATGCACTGCGGGATGACATCCTTGATGCGCCCCATGCCGGAGCCGAGTTCAACCACGGGACCGGGGATCGTGGGATCTATCCGGCTGGCGATCCGTCCGTAGAAATCATGATAAACCTTCCGGAGCATGGGTTTGCGCGCCCAAGCCTTTTGATTGCGCTGAATTTCCGTGTTGTGCTGTGCGAGTGGGAGTGCGCCAATGACTTTCATGGCAGGAACGGTTCGACCAGCCAGGCGTCCCGGCGGCGGCATGCCCTTTCGGAACTTACGGTTTCTGGAGAGGGCATCGGTGGTCGGACGGATTTGGCAAATGAAAAACGAGACTGAAGGCAGCCGCTTTTTGCCTTTTGCGTCGAGTAGAATTTGCCTCCCGGCGCAGTGAAGGGAGACGAACGCGGCAGGCTGCCCGACTTGCTATCAGTGGCTGAAAGCCAAGACCCGCCAGTCGGGCAGGACGTTCTTTCCGTCGCTGGCCGGAATCCTGATCTCCTCCATGTGTGTGAAACCGAGGGAACTCATGCGGGCGGCGAGGTCGGGCCGTTGCGCCATGACTGAAACCGACTCCAGATACACCAGGCGGTTGACGGCCGTGGTGGCCGTGGTTTCCAGTTC
Proteins encoded in this region:
- a CDS encoding glycosyltransferase family 2 protein, which gives rise to MSLQAYIDQPADWDHPSRCVIIRGWCFADDARAVTGVRLRTTDRTLHGVVGLPRPDVKAALPAAPDDHTGFEIRGTLPAGRQELRIEVQLANNTWMPIMERTVHIKRQLLPLWLGGGEWTELMFFQMPAHMAYPPRAIRPETFPAPGPVAARPRFSLVTPSYQQARYLEQTMRSVLDEQPGVSCQYVVLDGGSTDGSAELIRQQAPRLHAWASQRDAGQADAIAKGFARTSGGPGDVMAWINSDDYYMPGALAFVADYFARHPEVDVLYGHRIVVDEESREIARWFLPAHDDEVLRLNDFVPQETLFWRRRVWDRAGGLDTSFHFAIDWDLLLRFSAAGAKIVRVPYFLACFRSHVAQKTAAFMHSTGQSEITRLRERTHGRRFPASEIENHPRLMRYLRKSAFIEFAWKLGFRLD
- a CDS encoding bifunctional class I SAM-dependent methyltransferase/glycosyltransferase family 2 protein; the protein is MPASSALTRQHLEKIRGFFNAAPPAVSEDGRYYRMWLAHYYNLLIPAGASVLEIGCGSGELLRGLRAGRKVGVDLSTTQVAAARARVPDAEFHVSAGEDLALTEKFDCIIISDTLNLAADVQLLLEQLHRVTHADTRLIINYYSALWRPLFAFASLTGLRAPQPQYSWLSPADARNLLQLADWSPLTIQPRLLMPVRCLGLEHPVNRWLAPVLSWFCLTNFCVARPARPRAAPPRTVSVIIPARNEAGNIEAAVRRTPDMGAGTELIFVEGHSKDDTWAEIQRVQHEFPQRKIKIMQQTGKGKGDAVRMGFAAATGDILMILDADLTMPPEELPKFYDVLASGRAEFANGVRLVYPMDEEAMQFLNLCANKAFGIIFTWLLGQPVKDTLCGTKVLSRAHYERIAANRAYFGDFDPFGDFDLLFGAAKLNLKIADVPIRYKERTYGTTNIQRWSHGWLLLRMVLFAARKLKFV
- a CDS encoding class I SAM-dependent methyltransferase, with the protein product MKVIGALPLAQHNTEIQRNQKAWARKPMLRKVYHDFYGRIASRIDPTIPGPVVELGSGMGRIKDVIPQCMTTDLFPNPWLDRQENCYQLSFADGSVSHLILFDVWHHLRYPGTALREFRRALAPGGRLILFEPAASWVGRFVYHFFHHEPVAVRDPITWEAPEGFSAADADYYAAQGSATRLFWWGEGRARLNGWHLREVRPLASFDYFASGGFSGPQLGGRFLHGLVRSLDFLTAPFPRIFAARLLIVLEKENL
- a CDS encoding glycosyltransferase family 2 protein gives rise to the protein MLLSIIVPVYKEEKNILEFLRRVQAILAPITGDYEIIFSMDPSPDRTEGVIREHRAGDERIKLLKFSRRVGQPMATLAGLEYSRGEAVIVMDVDLQDPPELIQEMMAQWRAGFDIVLPQRRQRTGEPWIKQLVSAVGYKVINKIADVSIPPNTGDFRLMSRRVVGELVKLKESHGFLRGMVAVVGFRQTLLPFDRPPRHAGETHYNRFLGSLRIGFNGIFCFSTYALQLSTMLGFAIAGFSFLLMGIYLFYKLMGWTILWGNPTLVILISFLGGIQLISVGILGEYIGRIYEEVRGRPRFIVDQSVGFEPRH
- a CDS encoding class I SAM-dependent methyltransferase, whose product is MPTAKWPKILPPLTPEQQARNNQFMKLWHEELAGRSRYGLVERFNHTWPVRHSPAGFRTTLEIGAGLGEHLDYEKLTPEQERAYYCNEYRENMAADIRRRHPAVQTVVGDCQRRMDFADGFFDRILAIHVLEHLPDLPACLHELHRLVNKETGRLLIVIPTEGSPAYGLARRLSAQRVWYRHFTAPYVEFYGREHINLVPEILAELHPFFTIERRAHFPLPFLPFVFCNLVIGYVLKPRAQRLPG